In one window of Bradyrhizobium diazoefficiens DNA:
- the hfq gene encoding RNA chaperone Hfq → MAADRAQNLQDTFLNHVRKTKTPLTIFLVNGVKLQGIVTWFDNFCLLLRRDGHSQLVYKHAISTIMPGAPIQLFEGGEDQPA, encoded by the coding sequence ATGGCGGCAGACCGCGCACAAAACCTGCAGGACACCTTCCTTAATCACGTTCGCAAAACCAAGACGCCACTGACGATCTTTCTGGTCAACGGAGTGAAGCTCCAGGGCATCGTGACCTGGTTCGACAATTTCTGTTTGTTGCTTCGGCGCGACGGTCACTCGCAGCTCGTTTACAAGCATGCGATCTCGACCATCATGCCGGGCGCTCCGATCCAGCTGTTCGAAGGCGGCGAGGATCAGCCGGCTTGA